From Acidimicrobiales bacterium, the proteins below share one genomic window:
- a CDS encoding TetR family transcriptional regulator: MTDIADSGLSGGDFAAGADRFVEDLNDGVPIAVALEAANNVSASNVAHYPSVVECGTRMLSDTGEIDMKRLAAEAGVSRATLYRYYPDKSKVEAEVARIGIEGMADAARHEQGVAAKFRVAADYLVGHPGEAAAIFPFAAMVSVGVLGAVVEQITGDESCAPLLIGIAVMAATPRRHARDEDLLRRYIEDCATSLG; this comes from the coding sequence GTGACGGACATCGCGGACAGTGGTCTCTCAGGTGGCGACTTCGCCGCCGGCGCCGATCGCTTCGTCGAGGACCTCAACGACGGTGTGCCGATCGCGGTCGCCCTCGAGGCGGCGAACAATGTCTCGGCGAGCAATGTCGCCCACTACCCGTCGGTCGTCGAGTGCGGCACCAGAATGCTTAGCGACACCGGGGAGATCGACATGAAGCGCCTGGCCGCCGAGGCGGGCGTGAGTCGGGCCACCCTCTACCGCTACTACCCAGACAAGTCGAAGGTCGAGGCCGAGGTCGCCCGCATCGGTATCGAGGGGATGGCCGACGCCGCTCGTCACGAGCAGGGAGTGGCGGCGAAGTTCCGGGTTGCGGCCGATTATCTCGTCGGCCACCCGGGGGAGGCCGCCGCGATCTTCCCCTTCGCGGCGATGGTCTCAGTGGGAGTGCTCGGCGCCGTGGTCGAGCAGATCACCGGCGACGAGTCGTGCGCGCCTCTCCTCATCGGCATCGCAGTGATGGCGGCCACCCCGCGGCGGCACGCACGCGACGAGGACCTGCTCC
- a CDS encoding pilus assembly protein: MSPAVVARGDRGVGTIGTAAAFVVFLLLMFTAVQVLFNLYATSMVTAAAHDAAREVASFDSASDRCGAAIDAEAAFRDHLGAYAETGRARLEWTCASADVVRVRVVATHPSILPARLGGLLSLSELDRTIEVRVEDDR, encoded by the coding sequence GTGAGCCCGGCGGTCGTCGCCCGGGGCGACCGAGGCGTCGGCACCATCGGCACCGCCGCCGCGTTCGTGGTCTTTCTGCTGTTGATGTTTACCGCCGTGCAGGTGCTGTTCAACCTCTACGCGACATCGATGGTCACCGCAGCGGCGCACGACGCGGCCCGCGAGGTCGCGTCCTTCGATTCGGCGAGCGACCGATGCGGCGCCGCGATCGACGCCGAGGCCGCGTTCCGGGATCATCTCGGCGCCTACGCCGAAACGGGGCGGGCGCGACTCGAGTGGACCTGCGCGTCGGCCGATGTGGTGCGTGTACGTGTGGTGGCGACTCATCCCTCGATCCTTCCCGCGCGCTTGGGAGGTCTGCTGTCACTCTCCGAGCTCGACCGCACGATCGAGGTGCGGGTAGAGGACGACCGGTGA
- a CDS encoding helix-turn-helix domain-containing protein — protein MAPASSSDGSTGDSTEDESADREIEWLSTLAAAERVGVTQRTLYRFINEGQLPAFKFGRVIRLKKADVDTYIESCRVEPGSMSHLYPETAGSSDD, from the coding sequence ATGGCTCCCGCTTCCTCATCAGACGGCTCCACCGGCGACTCGACCGAGGACGAGTCGGCCGACCGTGAGATCGAATGGCTCTCGACCCTCGCCGCCGCCGAACGGGTGGGGGTCACCCAGCGCACGCTCTATCGCTTCATCAACGAGGGGCAGTTGCCGGCGTTCAAGTTCGGTCGGGTGATTCGGCTCAAGAAGGCCGATGTCGACACCTACATCGAGAGCTGCCGCGTCGAACCCGGCTCGATGAGCCATTTGTATCCGGAGACCGCCGGGTCGAGCGACGACTGA
- a CDS encoding type II secretion system F family protein has product MTRTLVAAGLMIFTGSALLLSELRWFRRPSMGDRLLPYAPGAVRSTTAGVLSVASFREVVAPLARLTGERIARLFGVSEELTVRLRRIHSPLDATSFRVRQLAWAGAAVAGGTAIAVALTLSAPLAMLLVFGSPLLAFLLLEQQVAEASRAWQERLLLELPVVAEQLAMLTSAGWSLGAALHRISARGSGNCSADLRRVAQRMQQGLSEQAALREWGELADVDALDRLISVLAMNRETADLSRLISDEARSMRQESQRNLIETIERRNQQVWVPVTVAALIPGVVLMAVPFLDALSLFGSP; this is encoded by the coding sequence ATGACGCGAACACTCGTCGCCGCCGGACTGATGATCTTCACCGGGTCGGCCCTCCTCCTCTCGGAACTACGGTGGTTTCGCCGTCCGAGCATGGGCGATCGACTGCTTCCCTACGCGCCGGGCGCAGTGCGGTCGACCACTGCGGGTGTGTTGTCGGTGGCCTCGTTCCGCGAGGTCGTCGCTCCCCTGGCCCGCCTGACCGGTGAACGGATTGCCCGCCTCTTCGGCGTGAGCGAGGAGCTGACCGTTCGGCTTCGGAGGATCCACTCCCCCCTCGACGCCACGAGCTTTCGTGTCCGCCAGTTGGCCTGGGCCGGTGCCGCCGTGGCCGGAGGCACTGCGATCGCCGTCGCGCTGACGCTGTCCGCACCGCTGGCGATGCTGCTGGTGTTCGGGTCGCCGCTGCTCGCATTCCTCCTGCTCGAGCAACAGGTCGCCGAGGCGTCTCGCGCCTGGCAGGAGCGACTGCTCCTCGAGCTCCCAGTCGTCGCTGAACAACTGGCGATGCTGACCTCGGCCGGGTGGTCTCTGGGGGCAGCCCTGCACCGGATCTCGGCGCGCGGCAGCGGCAACTGCTCGGCCGACCTGCGACGGGTCGCCCAGCGCATGCAGCAGGGCCTGAGCGAACAGGCAGCCCTACGCGAGTGGGGCGAGCTGGCCGACGTCGATGCGCTGGACCGCCTGATCTCGGTGTTGGCGATGAATCGGGAGACCGCCGATCTCAGTCGGCTGATCAGCGACGAGGCCCGCTCGATGCGCCAGGAGTCGCAGCGCAACCTCATCGAAACGATCGAGCGGCGCAATCAACAGGTCTGGGTCCCGGTGACTGTCGCGGCGCTGATCCCCGGAGTTGTGCTCATGGCGGTGCCGTTTCTCGACGCGCTGAGCCTGTTCGGATCGCCGTAG
- the smpB gene encoding SsrA-binding protein SmpB, with protein MAKSQKKRDIPAGATAVATNRVARRDYDIIDTLEVGIQLRGSEVKSLRESKVQLAEAFVIHYQAEFWLVGLHISAYSHSAAAFAHETDRRRKLLAHRGEIERWAARLDREHLTMVPLALYFIGGRAKLEIALARGKSQTDKRHDIAKRDAQREADRAMSRQRSGKY; from the coding sequence ATGGCCAAGTCACAGAAGAAGCGCGACATTCCCGCCGGGGCCACCGCCGTGGCCACCAATCGCGTCGCTCGTCGTGACTACGACATCATCGACACGCTGGAAGTCGGCATCCAGCTGCGCGGCAGCGAAGTGAAGTCGTTGCGCGAGAGCAAGGTGCAGTTGGCCGAGGCGTTCGTCATCCACTACCAGGCCGAGTTCTGGCTCGTCGGCCTCCACATCTCGGCCTACTCGCACTCCGCCGCGGCGTTCGCTCACGAGACCGATCGCCGGCGCAAGCTGCTGGCCCATCGTGGGGAGATCGAACGGTGGGCCGCCCGCCTCGACCGCGAACACCTCACCATGGTGCCACTCGCCCTCTACTTCATCGGGGGTCGGGCCAAGCTCGAGATCGCGCTGGCCCGAGGCAAGAGCCAGACCGACAAGCGCCACGACATCGCCAAGCGCGATGCACAGCGCGAGGCGGACCGCGCCATGTCCCGCCAGCGCAGCGGCAAGTACTGA
- a CDS encoding maleylpyruvate isomerase family mycothiol-dependent enzyme, with the protein MGRGLTTSDPEPLMTVDLETALQMIRRDGEALIAAAERAPDATVRACPGWTNTDLAIHTTGVHRRVAHWTANRLQKPERWPDHEPADPTAPWDWCRAGLDLVLVALADIGPDESVWSWTDRRNGGFYHRRMLQETVVHRWDAEDAAGISSHIDAEVATDGVNEVLDVGMRFRGDGGSVEYPDGDVLLERTDGTDRWRIRAMDGTLLVARNGDAGTVADATVHGPAEDLLLYLWGRGGGATISGNKEVAEAWAAVAP; encoded by the coding sequence GTGGGCAGAGGGCTCACGACTTCCGACCCGGAGCCGTTGATGACCGTCGATCTCGAGACCGCCCTCCAGATGATCCGCCGTGACGGCGAGGCGCTCATCGCTGCGGCCGAACGAGCGCCCGACGCGACGGTGCGGGCCTGCCCCGGGTGGACCAACACCGACCTCGCGATCCACACCACCGGGGTGCACCGCCGGGTGGCCCACTGGACCGCGAATCGGCTCCAGAAGCCCGAGCGGTGGCCCGACCACGAACCGGCTGACCCGACCGCCCCGTGGGACTGGTGTCGCGCCGGCCTCGACCTGGTGCTGGTTGCGCTGGCCGATATCGGTCCCGACGAATCGGTCTGGTCGTGGACCGACCGCCGCAACGGTGGCTTCTACCACCGGCGCATGCTCCAGGAGACGGTCGTGCACCGCTGGGACGCCGAGGACGCGGCCGGCATCTCGTCACACATCGACGCCGAGGTGGCCACCGACGGCGTCAACGAGGTCCTCGACGTCGGCATGCGGTTCCGGGGTGACGGTGGCAGCGTGGAATACCCCGACGGTGATGTCCTGCTCGAGCGGACCGACGGCACCGATCGCTGGCGCATCCGGGCCATGGACGGCACCCTGCTCGTCGCCCGCAACGGCGACGCCGGCACGGTCGCCGACGCAACCGTGCACGGCCCCGCCGAGGACCTGCTCCTCTACCTGTGGGGACGTGGCGGCGGCGCCACGATCAGTGGCAACAAAGAGGTGGCCGAAGCCTGGGCCGCGGTCGCTCCCTGA
- a CDS encoding cysteine synthase family protein: protein MVIHNSVLDMIGNTPMVDVSRLSPNPRVRIFGKMEGQNPGGSVKDRIARSMILAAEADGTLTPGKTLIEPSSGNTGIALAMIAKERGYPIKIVLPENVSVERRQMLAVFGAEIIDSPGAEGSNGAVRRAQALADEHPEWVFLYQYANEANPQAHYDTTGPEIWADVPDVTHFVAGLGTSGTLMGVGTYLKEQNPAVKILAVEPPIGEMVDGLRNLDEGYIPPVYEKWGGPDLLDGKRIVRPRESLEWVRRLSEIGIFSGISAGAAMAGAARTAEKIGDEDPEAEATIVFIVCDGGWKYLSTGAWTDDLDEVVERAQKIIYF from the coding sequence GTGGTGATCCACAATTCGGTGCTCGACATGATCGGCAACACGCCGATGGTCGACGTCAGCCGGCTGAGTCCGAATCCCCGCGTCCGCATCTTCGGCAAGATGGAGGGCCAGAACCCCGGCGGTTCGGTGAAGGACCGCATCGCCCGGTCGATGATCCTGGCCGCCGAGGCCGACGGCACCCTCACCCCGGGCAAGACCCTGATCGAACCGAGCTCGGGCAACACGGGCATCGCGCTGGCGATGATCGCCAAGGAGCGCGGCTACCCGATCAAGATCGTGCTGCCCGAGAACGTCAGCGTCGAGCGCCGGCAGATGCTCGCCGTGTTCGGCGCCGAGATCATCGACTCGCCCGGCGCCGAGGGCAGTAACGGCGCAGTGCGTCGGGCCCAGGCCCTCGCCGACGAACATCCCGAGTGGGTGTTCCTCTACCAGTACGCCAATGAGGCCAACCCGCAGGCCCACTACGACACGACCGGTCCGGAGATCTGGGCCGACGTTCCCGACGTCACCCACTTCGTGGCCGGGCTCGGCACCAGCGGCACGCTCATGGGCGTCGGCACCTACCTCAAGGAACAGAACCCCGCCGTCAAGATCCTTGCCGTCGAACCGCCCATCGGTGAGATGGTCGACGGGCTGCGCAATCTCGACGAGGGCTACATCCCGCCCGTCTACGAGAAGTGGGGCGGCCCCGACCTGCTCGACGGCAAGCGCATCGTGCGCCCGCGGGAGTCGCTCGAGTGGGTTCGCAGGCTCAGCGAGATCGGGATATTCAGCGGCATCTCTGCCGGCGCGGCCATGGCCGGTGCGGCCCGCACCGCCGAGAAGATCGGCGACGAGGACCCCGAGGCCGAGGCGACGATCGTCTTCATCGTCTGTGACGGCGGATGGAAGTACCTGTCCACCGGTGCGTGGACCGACGACCTCGACGAAGTGGTCGAGCGGGCCCAGAAGATCATCTACTTCTAG
- a CDS encoding cytochrome P450, producing MTETPKSSLEDLWAHGGPVEDWTTDYDIRDEAYIENPVPIWAEMRKRCPIAHTERLGGSWNPTAFDDIRALAKMVPELSNRRPLVMPPPVGFPKLSRYEQQIAAAPISADPPIQTWTRRMILPAFSPKTVGKYHDFTESLCHELIDGFIDAGECDGAVDYAQQIPPRVIAHLIGIDGGMADTFVGWVNDLLGDGLFDPARRLQARTEMLGFLGAEVAKRQADPQEDLISELLFMELDDPDAEITPGVVVGICNLLVVAGIDTTWSSIGSALWHLGTHPDDRARLNAEPELLPTAIEEFLRYYAPVTMARVADADIDYNGVHFSPGDKVLMNFPAACHDPEHFENPDEFIIDRERNRHVAFGSGIHRCAGSNLARLEMTTAVRVWLERIPEFHVSDRGPMKWSGGQVRGPRLMPLSFPAG from the coding sequence ATGACGGAGACGCCGAAATCGTCGCTCGAGGACCTGTGGGCCCACGGCGGTCCGGTCGAGGACTGGACGACCGACTACGACATCCGCGACGAGGCCTACATCGAGAATCCGGTGCCGATCTGGGCCGAGATGCGCAAGAGGTGCCCGATCGCGCACACCGAACGGCTGGGCGGGTCGTGGAATCCCACGGCGTTCGACGACATCCGTGCGCTCGCGAAGATGGTGCCCGAGCTCTCCAATCGGCGCCCGCTGGTGATGCCCCCGCCGGTCGGGTTTCCCAAGCTGTCCCGCTACGAACAGCAGATCGCCGCGGCGCCGATCTCGGCCGATCCGCCCATCCAGACCTGGACACGGCGCATGATCCTGCCCGCCTTCTCCCCGAAGACGGTGGGGAAATACCACGACTTCACCGAGTCGCTCTGCCACGAGCTGATCGACGGGTTCATCGACGCGGGGGAATGCGACGGCGCCGTCGACTACGCCCAGCAGATCCCGCCCCGCGTCATCGCCCATCTCATCGGCATCGACGGTGGCATGGCCGACACCTTCGTCGGCTGGGTGAACGACCTGCTCGGCGACGGCCTCTTCGACCCGGCGCGGCGGTTGCAGGCCCGCACCGAGATGCTGGGCTTCCTGGGCGCCGAGGTGGCGAAGCGCCAGGCCGATCCGCAGGAGGACCTGATCAGCGAGCTGTTGTTCATGGAGCTCGACGACCCCGACGCGGAGATCACCCCCGGCGTCGTCGTGGGCATCTGCAATCTGCTGGTCGTCGCCGGCATCGACACGACCTGGAGTTCGATCGGCTCGGCGCTGTGGCACCTCGGTACCCATCCTGACGATCGGGCCCGGCTCAACGCCGAGCCGGAACTGCTGCCCACGGCCATCGAGGAGTTCCTCCGCTACTACGCACCGGTCACCATGGCCCGGGTGGCCGATGCCGACATCGACTACAACGGCGTGCACTTCTCGCCCGGCGACAAGGTCCTGATGAACTTCCCGGCCGCCTGCCACGACCCCGAGCACTTCGAGAACCCCGACGAGTTCATCATCGACCGCGAGCGCAATCGTCACGTGGCATTCGGCTCGGGCATCCATCGATGTGCTGGGTCGAACCTGGCCCGCCTCGAGATGACCACCGCCGTGCGGGTGTGGCTCGAGCGGATCCCCGAGTTCCACGTCAGCGATCGAGGCCCGATGAAGTGGTCGGGTGGCCAGGTGCGAGGCCCCCGCCTGATGCCGCTCAGCTTCCCCGCCGGCTGA
- a CDS encoding ATPase, T2SS/T4P/T4SS family, protein MSIAGDANPLLAVERRVQDRAKDEAIDLDAERSTDALAAIIADEVETWNDDHRRGLRPYPLHDADLVVERALRNLVGYGPLAPLLLDDDVWEIMVNAPDSIFVKRHRGPSGYHDEVFHDDDHVVRVLTKILDDAAQAHRTLDPSQGLQDAQLDTGARLHIVHSDVSRGGHVMVNIRKFTGVDIRSLDELVARAMLTHEAAAFLRRCVEARQTIVVAGAPGAGKTTMLSCCAAELDPSLRVVIAEEVFEADVPLPNVASMQTRPGRPDRPEIDLRRLVSGFLRMAPDVAIVGEVRDREALPLLLTLSSGVKGFTTIHAGSARQALSRLRFICQLADTSNELPMSALNNLVSEAIDVVVHCVRTADGPRVSSIIAVEDLAAAADGNQFTTTELFRREPGGSLQRTENRPVRLHHAFAAAGLDGP, encoded by the coding sequence ATGAGCATCGCCGGTGACGCCAACCCTCTCCTGGCCGTCGAGCGACGGGTCCAGGACCGGGCCAAGGACGAGGCCATCGACCTCGACGCCGAACGCTCGACCGACGCGCTGGCCGCGATCATCGCCGATGAGGTCGAGACATGGAACGACGATCACCGTCGCGGACTACGGCCCTACCCGCTGCACGACGCCGACCTGGTCGTCGAGCGAGCGCTGCGCAACCTCGTCGGCTACGGACCCCTGGCCCCATTGCTTCTCGACGACGACGTGTGGGAAATCATGGTGAACGCGCCCGACAGCATCTTCGTCAAACGCCATCGAGGGCCCTCCGGCTATCACGACGAGGTGTTCCACGACGACGACCACGTCGTGCGGGTGCTCACCAAGATCCTCGACGACGCCGCACAGGCGCATCGCACGCTCGACCCCAGCCAAGGACTCCAGGACGCTCAACTCGATACCGGGGCCCGGCTTCACATCGTCCACAGTGACGTGTCACGCGGCGGCCACGTGATGGTCAACATCCGCAAATTCACCGGCGTGGACATCCGCAGTCTCGACGAGCTCGTCGCGCGAGCGATGCTCACCCACGAGGCGGCGGCGTTTCTGAGGCGCTGCGTCGAGGCCCGCCAGACCATCGTCGTTGCAGGCGCTCCCGGCGCGGGCAAGACCACGATGCTCAGCTGTTGTGCGGCGGAGCTGGATCCGTCGCTGCGCGTCGTGATCGCCGAGGAGGTCTTCGAGGCCGACGTTCCGCTCCCCAACGTCGCGAGCATGCAGACCCGGCCCGGCCGACCCGACCGACCCGAGATCGACCTCCGTCGACTCGTCTCCGGTTTTCTGCGAATGGCGCCGGATGTCGCGATCGTGGGCGAGGTTCGCGACCGCGAGGCCCTCCCGCTGCTGCTCACCCTCTCGTCGGGCGTCAAGGGCTTCACCACGATCCATGCCGGTTCGGCACGCCAGGCGCTGAGTCGGCTGAGGTTCATCTGCCAACTTGCCGACACGAGCAACGAGCTCCCCATGTCCGCGCTCAACAACCTCGTGTCGGAAGCGATCGATGTGGTCGTGCACTGCGTTCGCACGGCCGATGGGCCTCGGGTTTCGTCGATCATCGCGGTCGAGGATCTCGCCGCCGCAGCCGACGGAAACCAGTTCACCACCACCGAGCTCTTTCGCCGCGAGCCCGGTGGTTCGTTGCAGCGAACCGAGAACCGACCCGTTCGACTCCATCACGCGTTCGCCGCCGCAGGACTCGACGGCCCATGA
- a CDS encoding long-chain-acyl-CoA synthetase: MGTTHSRLSRRERIESDLRMLQALGRIAPEAAKNRASSASTVGVRFEKVVDRRRDHVAIIDANDDGREVTYGELDAHANRVAHWAIAQQLGKGDVVALLMHNRPEFVGTWLGLAKVGVVTALINTNLTGEPLRHSIGVSGAQHLIIDPDLADQWAEARTDDALTEWEWGSDAAETGLADYRDDRPDASVRAGLVNGDPLFFIYTSGTTGLPKAARFSHGKFLTVAGGAAAMIGFGADDRMYVTLPMYHTAGGVMALGAALLTGGTAISTRRFSASRFWDDCARFGATAFQYIGELCRYLANSPSHPLERAHQLRVCVGNGLRPDVWPTFQDRFGLPRIIEFYGATEGTGSLVNLDNRIGAIGRLRPALAKRMGIHLVRYDVAADELERDAQGHVIEVGPNEPGEAIMRITSVTPFEGYSDDEASERKVLRNAFKDGDAYFRTGDLLSCDEDGYYFFVDRVGDTFRWKGENVSTAEVAAVLGACDGVLEANVYGVEVPGTDGRAGMATVVVDDEFSPEAAAGHVAANLAAYARPMFLRLQTEVEITTTFKHRKKDAVAEGFDPALPDPIWFFDANAETYVPLDTDLHARILAGAIRL; encoded by the coding sequence ATGGGGACAACACACTCGCGGCTGAGTCGTAGGGAACGAATCGAGAGCGACCTGCGCATGTTGCAGGCGCTGGGCCGGATCGCCCCGGAGGCGGCGAAGAATCGGGCCTCGAGCGCCTCGACCGTGGGGGTGCGCTTCGAGAAGGTGGTCGACCGCCGCCGTGATCACGTCGCGATCATCGATGCCAACGACGACGGCCGCGAGGTCACCTACGGGGAACTCGATGCCCACGCCAACCGCGTCGCCCATTGGGCCATCGCCCAGCAGCTCGGCAAGGGCGACGTGGTTGCGCTGCTCATGCACAACCGCCCCGAGTTCGTCGGCACCTGGCTCGGGCTCGCCAAGGTCGGGGTGGTCACCGCGCTCATCAACACGAACCTGACCGGCGAACCGTTGCGCCACTCGATCGGCGTGTCCGGTGCGCAGCACCTGATCATCGATCCCGACCTCGCCGATCAGTGGGCCGAGGCCCGCACCGACGACGCGCTGACCGAATGGGAATGGGGCAGCGACGCCGCCGAGACCGGGCTTGCGGACTACCGAGACGACCGGCCCGACGCGTCCGTGCGCGCGGGCTTGGTCAACGGCGATCCACTCTTCTTCATCTACACCAGCGGCACCACCGGGCTGCCCAAGGCCGCCCGCTTCAGCCACGGCAAATTCCTGACCGTCGCGGGCGGCGCCGCGGCCATGATCGGGTTCGGGGCCGACGATCGGATGTACGTCACCCTGCCGATGTACCACACCGCCGGCGGCGTGATGGCCCTCGGAGCGGCCCTGCTGACGGGGGGCACCGCCATCAGCACCCGTCGGTTCTCCGCCAGCCGTTTCTGGGACGACTGTGCCCGCTTCGGGGCCACCGCCTTCCAGTACATCGGTGAGCTCTGCCGCTACCTGGCCAACAGCCCCAGCCATCCGCTCGAACGGGCCCACCAGCTGCGGGTGTGCGTCGGCAACGGACTGCGGCCCGACGTGTGGCCCACCTTCCAGGACCGTTTCGGGCTCCCGAGGATCATCGAGTTCTACGGCGCCACCGAGGGGACCGGCTCGCTGGTGAACCTCGACAATCGCATCGGTGCGATCGGCCGGCTACGCCCCGCGCTGGCCAAGCGGATGGGGATCCATCTCGTGCGCTACGACGTCGCCGCCGACGAACTCGAGCGCGACGCGCAGGGCCATGTGATCGAGGTCGGGCCGAACGAGCCGGGCGAGGCGATCATGCGCATCACCAGCGTCACGCCGTTCGAGGGCTACTCCGACGACGAGGCCAGCGAACGCAAGGTGCTGCGCAACGCGTTCAAGGACGGCGACGCCTACTTCCGCACCGGCGACCTGCTGAGCTGCGACGAGGACGGCTACTACTTCTTCGTCGACCGGGTCGGTGACACCTTCCGTTGGAAGGGCGAGAACGTCTCGACGGCGGAGGTCGCCGCCGTCCTCGGAGCCTGCGACGGCGTGCTCGAGGCGAACGTCTACGGGGTGGAGGTACCCGGCACCGACGGCCGCGCCGGGATGGCCACCGTCGTGGTCGACGACGAGTTCTCGCCGGAAGCCGCGGCCGGTCACGTCGCGGCCAATCTGGCGGCCTACGCCCGGCCGATGTTCCTGCGCCTGCAGACCGAGGTCGAGATCACCACCACGTTCAAACACCGCAAGAAGGACGCCGTCGCCGAGGGGTTCGATCCCGCGCTCCCCGACCCGATCTGGTTCTTCGATGCCAACGCGGAGACTTACGTCCCCCTCGACACCGATCTCCACGCCCGCATCCTCGCCGGCGCCATCCGCCTCTGA
- a CDS encoding M67 family metallopeptidase has product MLEIPESIHAEMIGHAILGLPDEACGLFAGPFGGDRVERFFPMTNAAKSSQIYQLDGQEMMDVERTADDAGIAVIGVMHSHTHTTNYPSPTDVADAARFDPFGAWRFVIVSLKHPDPSLRSYRILDGDITEEPVTIHP; this is encoded by the coding sequence GTGCTGGAGATTCCCGAGTCCATCCACGCCGAGATGATCGGCCATGCCATCCTCGGTCTACCCGATGAAGCGTGCGGGCTCTTCGCCGGACCGTTCGGTGGCGACCGCGTCGAGCGGTTCTTCCCGATGACCAACGCGGCGAAGTCCAGCCAGATCTATCAGCTCGACGGCCAGGAGATGATGGACGTCGAGCGCACCGCTGACGACGCCGGCATCGCGGTGATCGGGGTGATGCACTCCCACACGCACACCACGAACTATCCGTCGCCCACCGACGTCGCCGACGCCGCCCGGTTCGACCCGTTCGGGGCCTGGCGGTTCGTCATCGTCTCGCTCAAGCACCCCGATCCGTCGCTACGCAGCTATCGCATCCTCGACGGCGACATCACCGAAGAACCCGTCACCATCCACCCCTGA
- a CDS encoding ABC transporter substrate-binding protein, with amino-acid sequence MKLVVTVVALALVAMACGDDETTADPPSTTAAENPTSTAVDDTTTTVVDDTTTTAADVPLTASWKGVTEDTVSIGVSILDFDALKEMGLQDFGWGDQRLVWEFYIEQLNERGGVAGRQVDAELAFYNPALAIEAEEACLKMTEDREVFAVVGAFLGPAEPATPCLTQQEDLVVFNGTMTIDLLADAKSVWVADTTAGRRRIPIFFDLLDQAGYVDGQKVAVVSGNENESETLEVIVPILDDLGLDVVVTSVNTVSEDDVLEEDRYWDTTSEKIRSEGAEVIIINGDTTGAIRGIGRNALEQEIWVVTADQLVNLGTTVDRSDADGAITLAGLSAEEGWADEGMVACVKQFTDAHPEIDVLGPLDVGEGDERWDTALGQACRWLAVFEIVMNAAGPELTPDAVRAAYEGLGDIDVPGLVYASLGPGKPDANDGFRLSEWDSTVGENGSLVPLTDLLDAAS; translated from the coding sequence GTGAAGCTGGTCGTGACGGTGGTGGCCCTGGCGCTGGTCGCCATGGCCTGCGGGGATGACGAGACGACGGCCGACCCGCCGTCGACGACGGCGGCCGAGAATCCGACGAGTACGGCCGTGGACGACACCACGACCACCGTGGTCGACGACACGACCACCACCGCCGCTGATGTTCCACTCACCGCGTCCTGGAAGGGCGTCACCGAGGACACGGTGAGCATCGGCGTCTCGATCCTCGACTTCGACGCGCTGAAGGAGATGGGACTCCAGGACTTCGGCTGGGGCGATCAGCGGCTGGTCTGGGAGTTCTACATCGAGCAGCTGAACGAGCGTGGCGGCGTCGCCGGTCGCCAGGTCGACGCCGAACTCGCGTTCTACAACCCGGCGCTCGCCATCGAGGCAGAGGAAGCCTGCCTGAAGATGACCGAGGACCGTGAAGTCTTCGCCGTGGTCGGCGCGTTCCTCGGGCCGGCCGAGCCGGCCACCCCCTGTTTGACCCAGCAGGAGGACCTCGTCGTGTTCAACGGCACGATGACCATTGATCTCCTGGCGGACGCCAAGAGCGTGTGGGTGGCTGACACAACGGCCGGCCGCCGTCGTATTCCCATCTTCTTCGACCTGCTCGATCAGGCCGGCTACGTCGACGGACAGAAGGTTGCGGTGGTGAGCGGAAACGAGAACGAGAGTGAGACCCTCGAGGTCATCGTTCCGATCCTCGACGACCTCGGACTCGACGTGGTGGTCACCTCCGTGAACACGGTGTCGGAGGACGACGTGCTCGAGGAGGATCGATACTGGGACACGACGTCCGAGAAGATCCGCTCCGAGGGAGCCGAGGTGATCATCATCAACGGCGACACCACCGGTGCGATTCGCGGCATCGGACGCAACGCGCTCGAGCAGGAGATCTGGGTGGTCACGGCGGATCAGCTCGTGAACCTCGGCACGACGGTCGATCGATCCGACGCCGACGGCGCCATCACCCTTGCGGGCCTCAGCGCCGAAGAAGGGTGGGCCGATGAGGGCATGGTGGCGTGCGTGAAGCAGTTCACCGACGCCCACCCCGAGATCGACGTGCTCGGACCGTTGGACGTCGGCGAGGGTGACGAACGGTGGGACACGGCCCTCGGCCAGGCGTGTCGCTGGCTGGCGGTGTTCGAGATCGTGATGAACGCGGCCGGCCCCGAGTTGACCCCGGACGCCGTCCGGGCGGCCTACGAAGGGCTCGGCGACATCGACGTGCCGGGTCTCGTCTACGCATCGTTGGGCCCTGGCAAGCCCGACGCCAACGACGGATTCCGGCTGTCGGAATGGGACTCGACCGTCGGCGAGAACGGTTCGCTCGTGCCGCTCACCGACCTTCTCGACGCCGCGTCCTGA